tcatTCATTCAATTGTCTGTGGCTCACTCTCTCTGTGCAAAGCATTGCATATATCAGTTAATATTATTTGTTCCTAAAGATGAAAGTAAAATCTTTATATTTCTACTATTTAATAAGAAAAGCTAAGACAGAAACATCTGAATAAAAGAATGTGATTCTGAAATGGCAGCACAGATAGTATTATACATAGTAGGTGTAGCATGAGGCGGTATGGTGTGGGGGAACAGGTACTGAATGTAAGTATTTTTGCTATAAAGTACAGAGTAACCTTGAATAAGTTAATTTTATCTCCTGAGACCACAGTTTCTTATTCTTAAAATGAGTGTGAAGACCTAAGGTTGTAGCTCTAcctatttaagattttttttgacATTACTATTAGTTACCTAACTAGGATTTAGAAcagaagaaattatttaaaatactgatgTTAGGGAATAATTTAACACCTATCCTACAGGCAAAGTGTATCATAATTGTAATTTTACACTAATACATTTTGTCTTATTTCACAGTCTATTTCAATTATTATGGTATAGAGTCAGATTATTACACTCTACTCGAATTGTTTCATTGATAACTTTTGCCTTTTGAACTTAATAGTCTATCAACTTATGTGTAGTTCTCCTAATTTTTAGACTACCTCAAACTTAAATGAGTATTATGGTTACCTCAGATTTAGagtaaaaataacacaaatactgaaatgaaataaaatcactcAAATACTCACAAATGAGTATTATGGTTACCTCAGATTTAGACTCAAAATAACAGAGGCACATaggaggcaggggctgtgttCGCATCCCACGGTGGAATGAATGGACAAGTTTGATCTGTGTGTGCCTTACTTCATGCACTCTGCCTGTAGTGTGCACGCAACGTGATAACAAAAGCCAGGCAGTTTGTACAAACGTCACATATCCATTTCTCCTGCTGTTGCTTTAAACTTTAACCTCTTTGAAATGAAAACTTAGTGCAGTTGATACTTCCATCTGTGTAACAAATACCCAGTTTTCCATAGTCTCCAATCACTTTGTGGAAAGAGTGTGAAGTTTAGAAGCCAGTCAGACCTGTGGCAAATGCCAGTGTCATCATTTACCAGTTGCATAAAGTATCCTGGGTAAGTTACTTGAACTCTCTGGCTTCCAGTGATATATTACAGGAGGCAGTGTGTGGTGCTACCTCGCAGGGAGCATGGTGTGAATTGGAACTTGCTATGCAGAGGAGCTCCTTAGGTTCCCTCTTCTCTTTGCCCACCTTTTCATTCCTCACTACCAGTGATCTTTTGATGATGCACTTTAAGCAGTCACAACCCCCTGCCCTTATCTGAGAAATCTACTAGAAGAAAGTTCCTTCCAATTACACGAACTCCACTCAAGAGGAGTTAAATGAACTTTGCAGAAACCATCTAACTGAACACCACTGCAGCCCTATGAAATCAGTAAGGACAGCGACTTCTACAGGAAATCCCATCGAAGTAAAACCAAGACATCAAATGGTTTGACTGAGATCACTGAGAGGGTAAGTTATAAATGGATATCTAATAATATAATTTACTAAAAGAGTTGATACAACGGTATTATAGAGCCATTTTCCCTGAATGTTACACTGAAGAGTTTAAATCAAGAAGCAATGTTTTGCCAAGTGCCATTCTACAGAACACAACAACATCATCAATAACTCTGCAAAGAAATGCAATATAACGACAGCCCCAACAATGAACAATATGAGTATTGCAATCATTAAAATAGATTTGGAAATCCAATCTCTGCAGAAAACAGAAAGCCTTTCAAGAAAAGCAATGaattagatttttttatgtaGCATAAGTGTACAGTGAACCAACTAGATATCATGAAATATTTGAAACTAttaaataacattatatttttgttttcttttgaggtAGCAGATACTCCCAAATGTCTTTATAAATTCTACCGAGTATCTAAGGGGAGAAGGTATTTGAGACTGAAAGAAGATACGGAAAAAGTAATTTCTGTTTATCCATTTCTGGCTCCcttagtaataaataataacaagttATATTTAATCACACCTTTCTTTTAGTGGCTATGAAATGGTTCCCTAGAGTTTTGCATTAATCTTTAGATGTGATAGGTGTATTCAATTGAGGGAATTATCTGCATCTTTCTATAAATGCTTGCTCATTATGGATAGAAAAGCTAGCCTAAATTTTTTTAACTCCTTTACTTTAGATCAAAGAGCAAGATGTATAAAAGAACAccaaaaatagccgaaaccggtttggctcagtggatagagcgtcggccttcggactgaaaggtcccaggttcgattccggtcaagggcatgtaccttggttgcgggcacatccccagtgtgggttgtgcaggaggcagctgatcgatgtctctctctcatcgatgtttctggctctctatccctctctcttcctctctgtaaaaaatcaataaaatatcttaccttataatagacaaatatgcaaattgaccgcaccttcgccacgcccaagccacgcccaccaaccacgcccaccaggaaactgttgcagggacgttggagtgtggcggagcccaaggccgggcaCCTGCGCCGATCgaaggagaccactgggggtcagctcctgcgatcgggtcgcagggacgctgggtgcggccgagcccaaggccaccgcccagggccaagcccggaccctgaaagaaagcagaaggcggtggccacagccaaggcctgggtccccggtgccggcagaaaactggtgcaggcagccagatgaatgaaggtctattgcacgaatcttcgtgcaaatgggctactagtattaaatAGAACACCAAAAATAGAACTTAGATTCCTGAGTTTTTAgtctacaacaagcatgtcaaactcgcggtcAATGGGCCGTATGCAGCCCACAAGGAATacttttgcagcccagccaatataatggtatgtaagaccCCACTGGCTGCTCTGAAAAGCCATCTTTGCATTGTTCCTGTGGCTTCCTCTCCGCTTGCTGCAACCACCTCAGCCGCGCGCCTCCTCCACCGCTGTGGATTCTGGCAGCTTCTTCACCAGAGTCCTCCAACTctcgcttttttaaaaaaaatcccctgCTTAGGATCACCGGCGTGCTCCACCATGTCAGACACAGCCGTGGACACCAGCTCCGAGATCACCACCAAGGACttaaaggagaagaaggaagttgtggaggaggcagagaatggaAGAGATGCACCTGCGAATGGAAATGCTAATGAGGAAAATGGGGAGCCGGAGGCTGACAATGAGgtagatgaagaagaggaagaaggaggggaggaggaggaagaggaagaggaaggtgatggtgaggaagaggatggagatgaagatgaggaggctgaggcagcTACAGGTAAACGGGCAGCTGAAGATGATGAGGATGCCGATGTTGACACCAAGAAGCAGAAGACTGATGAAGATGACTAGacagcaaaaaaaggaaaagttaaaggCCTGCGTGACCTATTCACCCTCCACTTCCCGTCTCAGAATCTAAACGTGGTCACCTTCGAGTAGAGACTCCCGCCCGCCTGCCCACCCCCCGCTGTGGGCAGCGCCACCTGCAGAGGACACGCGCTCTTCACCACCCAACCAAAACCACAACGTGAATTTGCaacaggggagaaaaaaagaaccaaaacttCCAAGGccctgctttttttcttaaaagtactttaaaaaggaaaatttgtttgtattttttatttacattttatatttttgtacatattgTTAGGGGTCAGCCATTTTTTAATGATCTTGGGATGACCAAACCAGCCTTTGGAGCATTCTCTATCCTACTTCTGACTTTACTTGTGGTGTGACCATGTTCATTGTAatctcaaaggagaaaaaaaaccttgtaaaaaaaaagcaaaaacaacaacaaaaaaccaatctTATTCCGAGCATTCCAATAACTTTGTGTATGTACTTAGCTGTACTATAAGTAGTTGGTTTGTATGAGATGGTTAAAAAGGCCAAAGataaaaagatttcttttttccccttttttgtctatgaaattgctgtttatttatttattttttttggcctGTTTGATGTATGTGTAAAACAATGCTGTCCACAATAAACGGAATTTTATTTTGCTGAGTTGttctaacaaaaaaaattaaaataaaaaataataatggtatgtaagaaatgttttaataaaaaaatcgtaacttaacttttacaatatcctgttatacataattattaataactacaacattcactaatgactgattactataatcatgttgcaatTCATTTTCCTTACATGCCTTATGTGCaagcacaccatttctctccactaatactagcagcgaatattttagcagccgattgccatgtcattagtcttgaactgacttgtttggtgtgcgcaacaggaaatatttcactttcagagaacaagaaaaataggtttatttgcattacacttactaatttgtgcagttattcagtgtctggtaagttaatgttcaagaaaaaatattaatttcttattaaaatgttctattattttatgttaatgattactcatttaattcagccctttgtattcagcatgtctctactgaaataaacctatgtttctatgaaaattgaagcttttgtttttttgtggcccacataaacttaaaccttgtttatttatttggcccatgttagcctttgagttaaCGTGCTTGATCTACAATCAACCTTCCCCGCCGATTaacctcttctctttctctcctttctcttgcttTTCATGTAACCATCCCTTCaagtaattatttatatttttttcttcccttaagAAGGATCACAGACATCACAATTCTTATAAATAATATCTGAAACAACTATTAATAATTGTTTAGTACTTTCTCTATAGCACTTGAGatcatttttttttagctttttttttttttaaaaggtgtttcaTCTCAGTACAGGGTGTGGGATGGGCAAACCTCCAAGCATTATGCAGTCTTAGAGAACAAggtaaaaataattctttctttcCATAAATGACCCCCTGTAAATGATTTTTAACAGTTAATTTCACTACTGAACAGTCAATATgagctagaaaaaaaataaaattcttcaaaTAAATGTATGTGCTTACAATGCAAGATGCCAAAAATCCCCATCATGCTTTTTGACCAAAGGTACACAAAGGCGATGTGCCTAATGCTGCAAGACCAGTGAACAGAGCTGCTGCGATCAGACTTATCCATCATGGTTTAGCTTTTCTCCTCACATACATGGCTGGGAGAGTTGGAGAAACAAAGGTTGGGGTTCTCAGCAAGTGCTGGCATTGCAGGGCGCAGATGTCACACAGCTCCCATCCAGGTCAGGACACCCAACACCGACATTCTCCTGGGTGTCCCCACACAAGGACAGCGCAAATGAGGATGGTATCCACTCAATTCCTCATTTGTTAACCAAAGTTGTGTATTACTCAGTATACTTTCTCTAGTATTCCTCAGCCTTCAGGAGGAGTTCCAAATGTCTGATGGTTGCCATCTGTCTAGTTTTAAAGGAGATTTTCCAGCATTTCAGGATTCCAACTGGGATTTATCAAGTAGGTTTTGAGAGAGGAAACTGCAATCACTAGAATGGAGAATCAGGAAAAACTGGAGCTGTTTTCTAAGACGTGaagttcaaaaaataaataaaacactcaaAGTATGCTCTCTTCTTAAAAGTTTTTATGAAGgcaataatattaattttacatttctcATAATTCAGGAACTTGTATCATTCAGAATTTACTATTCTGTATTTTGCCATATTTATTCCAAGTAAAGTTTTGCCCTTcaggagaaaaaccttataatttTGAGATAGAAGGGTCTATTTCCTATGCCTCCTTGGTCTTTATATTTGTATGACTTGGGGCATAAGGATTAAAGGCTATCTGTCAAACAGAGACTCCTAAATTTGGAATATACGATCCTTCGTATAATATGACCTCTACCCACTACTGCAGTCTTTAACTCTACTCAGCAACTATATTAGCAAATTGAtagttactttatatattttttctctcttctccttctgtctTCTACAAACACTCTtctgtcctttttattttctttttttttcattgatgatTTCAATCTTGAAGATTAAAATcttgaatttaatatttaattaaatattaatagagACTAATatgaatgaggaaaatgagacccACGTGGTTAAAATGACTGGTCTATAATACAAATGCTAAACATTAATAGATCTGGGGTTCAGATCAGGAATTTAACTCCATGGGTTGTACTTTTATCACGCTAGTAGTTAAATACTTTAAAGCAGCACTCTGAAgtgaaacacttttaaaattttttctacaaATGACTAAATTATAAACATGTGGGAAATGTGATTGCAGTTCTCTAGTGGAGTTTTTCAATTAATGACTCAATGTTTTGAAAAGATTCCAGGGATATAATCTATAGGACAATATTTGTCCAGGGGACTATGTAAATGCTAATGTTCATTTTAAgcctaaatttatataaaattattcatataAACTGAGTCAGGTCCTGTGTGCCAACCTTGAGTGAGTCAACTCTTTGTGGAAGAGAAAGGCACAGCATTCTCTTAATGGAGGCAAAAGACTCCCTTCTTCAGTCTTTGAGAACTACTGCCAGTTGAAACTGGCACTGATTATTTGACAGGAATGAATTTCCATATTGCCATGCCCAAAATAATCATGTTGGTTATTAACAATTACTTCCTAGGCATCTTTGCCCAAAAGCCTCTGGGAGTTAAATGAAAGATAATTAAACGTCTTACATGAAGAAAAAATAGCAGTTTCTCAATTAATTTCAAAAGAGGCATGAAACAAGAGTTGAAGAGGTCCTTTTGTTCATAACCAAGCCAACCAAACAATTACTGGAAACAACAGACCATGGAtttcagatggagaaacagaagaagaaaaaaaatgtggagtTGAGAAGGTAATGAGAAAGTTTAAACAAATCTAGACTCAGCACCTTCTTCCAAAATCTTCTCCCAATGTAGTGCCTCTTTAAGTGAATGACACCATCATCTGCCTCCTTGTCTCAGCTAGAAATCAGATTCATTCTGAGCAACTCCTTTCTACATGCAATCAGTGACCAAATACTGGTGATTCCATTTCTTTCACATCTATTGGATCTAGTCCCTCCTGTTCATACCCATTTGCTTGGCCATAGTTTAGATTCCCGTGATCTCTTACTGTGTTGTCTCACCCCACAAAGGCCATCCCCAATACTACCAGAAAGACTTCTCTAGACCCCATCTGGTTGTGATGCCCCACTCAAAGTCCTCCAGGCACTCTCTTTGCCATCAGAACCACAAAATAAGGATTTTCATAACTTGGTCCCTACCTACCTTTCTAGTGCCATTATTCCAATAAACTTCGCATTCCAAACAAATATCACAAATCACTCCTAATCCTCTGGATGCATGGAAACATATTCCCAGCACTTCTTGTTCTGTGGGAATGGGAGTGATTCTCTCCACATCTCTGCTTTGCCAGTTCCTACTACACTTCGGGATTCTCAACCCATTCCTATGATCTCTACCTTCATTTCCATTACCTGATCTAAATTTTCAGATTTCTCTTTGTAGGAGACTTCAGAGGTCTCTCCCCATAGCTTACCTTTTTCCAAATTGTATCCTACCTGGTAAATAGATGATTTTTTCAAATCTGGTCATGTTACTAACTTGCTTGATACTTTCAATGAATTTCTATAGCTCTAAAGACATAGGCTCCTAATCAGAGACACATGACCTTGCCCTCTCTCATATCACCAGCTCACTGACTTCCCTTCTCCCACTGTCTCTTTAAACTGAGACCACAGTTTTCTATTCTCAAAACTTCCATGTTCCTGCCCATTATACCCAATATGTATACATGCTCTCCCATTTTTATGAAAGACCCTTCCTCACCCATCATCCCTACCACATCTATTATATGACTCCCATATATTATTTAAACACCAGCCCTTTGCCAGGCACATATATACCTTCTGGCTGGATGATATCCCTTTGCCTGGGCTGTAAGAGCACCATAtttgccggaaaccgaacattgagacattggaagttaaatgtgaaaagggaatccggaatgctggtcaaccttaatcgctctgaatggtcagagccattcactcattgtttagttgagacatttgaagttaaatgtgaaaagggaatcaggaatgctttggtcaaccttaatcgctctgaatggtcagagctagtcactcattgtttagttgagacattggtagttaaagcaactctcacctgttaatcatatgtaaatttttgctgattgtctattattggaatttcctgcctaaaggatatgggtgtatctcagaacctcaataaaagggatagcaaaggccagagcagtgagtagtcctcccgctagaggtggactcccgcctggtcCCCCATCTACCCAAATTAacttttttccagtctcttcattttgattgcggccttctccagaaactggacctgaatgggaaccctgaaacatgtgggacgtgaaaggggctcccgCACATATTCCCTTTTTGTAAGCtcctatttaaaattacatttaattatgATATGAACAGATTACTATCTGAATCCCTCCCAGGGCTaaaagctccatgagagcagtgagcatgctatttttatttgaaatgtcaaGGGGCCA
The sequence above is a segment of the Eptesicus fuscus isolate TK198812 chromosome 8, DD_ASM_mEF_20220401, whole genome shotgun sequence genome. Coding sequences within it:
- the LOC114233245 gene encoding prothymosin alpha-like is translated as MSDTAVDTSSEITTKDLKEKKEVVEEAENGRDAPANGNANEENGEPEADNEVDEEEEEGGEEEEEEEEGDGEEEDGDEDEEAEAATGKRAAEDDEDADVDTKKQKTDEDD